The Plutella xylostella chromosome 9, ilPluXylo3.1, whole genome shotgun sequence genome has a segment encoding these proteins:
- the LOC125489023 gene encoding uncharacterized protein LOC125489023 isoform X5 — MLKGCFECLECLGNSAVRDRFEADGAYGSHIKGNSQVSTALPPWPAPSRDNETMFLLPRALRDGDSINVSVKTRGISERRQMSLNLVTGSSYIDYDNTAFKLDLDFTDNITVSTIHNGNNETISTKYITFGINIGSDNVVDIYIGSTFFEQLTLKHSLDQIRYLTLEGDIIKVNQLDFVFA, encoded by the exons ATGCTTAAAGGATGTTTCGAATGCTTGGAATGTTTAGG AAATTCAGCAGTAAGAGATCGCTTCGAGGCTGACGGGGCGTATGGTTCGCACATAAAGGGCAACTCCCAGGTGAGCACAGCCCTACCGCCGTGGCCCGCTCCCTCCAGAGACAACGAGACCATGTTCCTACTGCCCCGGGCCCTCCGAGATGGAGACTCCATCAATGTCTCCGTCAAAACTAGAGGCATTAGTGAGCGGAGACA gATGTCTTTAAACTTAGTAACTGGAAGCAGCTACATAGACTATGACAACACAGCCTTCAAATTAGACCTGGATTTTACAGACAATATAACAGTTAGTACAATACACAATGGGAACAATGAAACCATTTCTACAA AATATATTACATTTGGAATAAACATTGGATCTGACAATGTAGTTGATATTTACATTGGATCTACCTTCTTTGAACAACTCactttaaaacatagtttagatcaaataagatatttgaCTTTGGAAGGGGATATAATCAAAGTTAACCAGCTAGATTTTGTGTTTGCATAA
- the LOC125489023 gene encoding uncharacterized protein LOC125489023 isoform X3: MLKGCFECLECLGNSAVRDRFEADGAYGSHIKGNSQVSTALPPWPAPSRDNETMFLLPRALRDGDSINVSVKTRGISERRQMSLNLVTGSSYIDYDNTAFKLDLDFTDNITVSTIHNGNNETISTSEAMNFSLEYITFGINIGSDNVVDIYIGSTFFEQLTLKHSLDQIRYLTLEGDIIKVNQLDFVFA; the protein is encoded by the exons ATGCTTAAAGGATGTTTCGAATGCTTGGAATGTTTAGG AAATTCAGCAGTAAGAGATCGCTTCGAGGCTGACGGGGCGTATGGTTCGCACATAAAGGGCAACTCCCAGGTGAGCACAGCCCTACCGCCGTGGCCCGCTCCCTCCAGAGACAACGAGACCATGTTCCTACTGCCCCGGGCCCTCCGAGATGGAGACTCCATCAATGTCTCCGTCAAAACTAGAGGCATTAGTGAGCGGAGACA gATGTCTTTAAACTTAGTAACTGGAAGCAGCTACATAGACTATGACAACACAGCCTTCAAATTAGACCTGGATTTTACAGACAATATAACAGTTAGTACAATACACAATGGGAACAATGAAACCATTTCTACAAGTGAGGCTATGAACTTTTCCTTag AATATATTACATTTGGAATAAACATTGGATCTGACAATGTAGTTGATATTTACATTGGATCTACCTTCTTTGAACAACTCactttaaaacatagtttagatcaaataagatatttgaCTTTGGAAGGGGATATAATCAAAGTTAACCAGCTAGATTTTGTGTTTGCATAA
- the LOC125489023 gene encoding uncharacterized protein LOC125489023 isoform X4: MLKGCFECLECLGNSAVRDRFEADGAYGSHIKGNSQVSTALPPWPAPSRDNETMFLLPRALRDGDSINVSVKTRGISERRQMSLNLVTGSSYIDYDNTAFKLDLDFTDNITVSTIHNGNNETISTKEYITFGINIGSDNVVDIYIGSTFFEQLTLKHSLDQIRYLTLEGDIIKVNQLDFVFA, translated from the exons ATGCTTAAAGGATGTTTCGAATGCTTGGAATGTTTAGG AAATTCAGCAGTAAGAGATCGCTTCGAGGCTGACGGGGCGTATGGTTCGCACATAAAGGGCAACTCCCAGGTGAGCACAGCCCTACCGCCGTGGCCCGCTCCCTCCAGAGACAACGAGACCATGTTCCTACTGCCCCGGGCCCTCCGAGATGGAGACTCCATCAATGTCTCCGTCAAAACTAGAGGCATTAGTGAGCGGAGACA gATGTCTTTAAACTTAGTAACTGGAAGCAGCTACATAGACTATGACAACACAGCCTTCAAATTAGACCTGGATTTTACAGACAATATAACAGTTAGTACAATACACAATGGGAACAATGAAACCATTTCTACAA AAGAATATATTACATTTGGAATAAACATTGGATCTGACAATGTAGTTGATATTTACATTGGATCTACCTTCTTTGAACAACTCactttaaaacatagtttagatcaaataagatatttgaCTTTGGAAGGGGATATAATCAAAGTTAACCAGCTAGATTTTGTGTTTGCATAA
- the LOC125489023 gene encoding uncharacterized protein LOC125489023 isoform X2, translated as MGNSSSIDSSYRNSAVRDRFEADGAYGSHIKGNSQVSTALPPWPAPSRDNETMFLLPRALRDGDSINVSVKTRGISERRQMSLNLVTGSSYIDYDNTAFKLDLDFTDNITVSTIHNGNNETISTSEAMNFSLEEYITFGINIGSDNVVDIYIGSTFFEQLTLKHSLDQIRYLTLEGDIIKVNQLDFVFA; from the exons ATGGGCAACTCGTCTTCAATAGACTCTTCTTATAG AAATTCAGCAGTAAGAGATCGCTTCGAGGCTGACGGGGCGTATGGTTCGCACATAAAGGGCAACTCCCAGGTGAGCACAGCCCTACCGCCGTGGCCCGCTCCCTCCAGAGACAACGAGACCATGTTCCTACTGCCCCGGGCCCTCCGAGATGGAGACTCCATCAATGTCTCCGTCAAAACTAGAGGCATTAGTGAGCGGAGACA gATGTCTTTAAACTTAGTAACTGGAAGCAGCTACATAGACTATGACAACACAGCCTTCAAATTAGACCTGGATTTTACAGACAATATAACAGTTAGTACAATACACAATGGGAACAATGAAACCATTTCTACAAGTGAGGCTATGAACTTTTCCTTag AAGAATATATTACATTTGGAATAAACATTGGATCTGACAATGTAGTTGATATTTACATTGGATCTACCTTCTTTGAACAACTCactttaaaacatagtttagatcaaataagatatttgaCTTTGGAAGGGGATATAATCAAAGTTAACCAGCTAGATTTTGTGTTTGCATAA
- the LOC125489023 gene encoding uncharacterized protein LOC125489023 isoform X1 translates to MLKGCFECLECLGNSAVRDRFEADGAYGSHIKGNSQVSTALPPWPAPSRDNETMFLLPRALRDGDSINVSVKTRGISERRQMSLNLVTGSSYIDYDNTAFKLDLDFTDNITVSTIHNGNNETISTSEAMNFSLEEYITFGINIGSDNVVDIYIGSTFFEQLTLKHSLDQIRYLTLEGDIIKVNQLDFVFA, encoded by the exons ATGCTTAAAGGATGTTTCGAATGCTTGGAATGTTTAGG AAATTCAGCAGTAAGAGATCGCTTCGAGGCTGACGGGGCGTATGGTTCGCACATAAAGGGCAACTCCCAGGTGAGCACAGCCCTACCGCCGTGGCCCGCTCCCTCCAGAGACAACGAGACCATGTTCCTACTGCCCCGGGCCCTCCGAGATGGAGACTCCATCAATGTCTCCGTCAAAACTAGAGGCATTAGTGAGCGGAGACA gATGTCTTTAAACTTAGTAACTGGAAGCAGCTACATAGACTATGACAACACAGCCTTCAAATTAGACCTGGATTTTACAGACAATATAACAGTTAGTACAATACACAATGGGAACAATGAAACCATTTCTACAAGTGAGGCTATGAACTTTTCCTTag AAGAATATATTACATTTGGAATAAACATTGGATCTGACAATGTAGTTGATATTTACATTGGATCTACCTTCTTTGAACAACTCactttaaaacatagtttagatcaaataagatatttgaCTTTGGAAGGGGATATAATCAAAGTTAACCAGCTAGATTTTGTGTTTGCATAA
- the LOC105384461 gene encoding transcription initiation factor TFIID subunit 13 isoform X2 produces MSASNTDKDENFDQFDEEDSEQQLGSSQSGRKRLFGKELRCMMYGFGDDQNPYTESVDFLEDLVIEFITETTHRAMEVGRTGRVQVEDIIFLVRKDPRKYARVKDLLTMNEELKKARKAFDEVKYVE; encoded by the exons ATGTCTGCATCAAACACAGATAAAGATGAGAATTTTGACCAG TTCGACGAGGAAGATTCAGAACAACAGCTCGGCTCATCGCAGTCCGGTCGTAAGCGGCTCTTCGGCAAAGAACTTCGCTGCATGATGTACGGATTCGGGGATGACCAGAATCCATATACAGAGAGTGTAGACTTCCTCGAAGACCTCGTCATAGAGTTTATTACTGAAACTACTCACAG GGCTATGGAGGTAGGTCGAACTGGCAGAGTCCAAGTAGAGGATATCATATTCTTGGTACGCAAAGACCCCAGAAAGTATGCTCGAGTCAAGGACCTTCTCACAATGAATGAAGAGCTCAAGAAGGCAAGGAAGGCCTTTGATGAAGTCAAATATGTTG AATAA
- the LOC105384461 gene encoding transcription initiation factor TFIID subunit 13 isoform X1 has translation MSASNTDKDENFDQFDEEDSEQQLGSSQSGRKRLFGKELRCMMYGFGDDQNPYTESVDFLEDLVIEFITETTHRAMEVGRTGRVQVEDIIFLVRKDPRKYARVKDLLTMNEELKKARKAFDEVKYVEDQQ, from the exons ATGTCTGCATCAAACACAGATAAAGATGAGAATTTTGACCAG TTCGACGAGGAAGATTCAGAACAACAGCTCGGCTCATCGCAGTCCGGTCGTAAGCGGCTCTTCGGCAAAGAACTTCGCTGCATGATGTACGGATTCGGGGATGACCAGAATCCATATACAGAGAGTGTAGACTTCCTCGAAGACCTCGTCATAGAGTTTATTACTGAAACTACTCACAG GGCTATGGAGGTAGGTCGAACTGGCAGAGTCCAAGTAGAGGATATCATATTCTTGGTACGCAAAGACCCCAGAAAGTATGCTCGAGTCAAGGACCTTCTCACAATGAATGAAGAGCTCAAGAAGGCAAGGAAGGCCTTTGATGAAGTCAAATATGTTG AGGATCAACAGTAA